One Vicia villosa cultivar HV-30 ecotype Madison, WI linkage group LG5, Vvil1.0, whole genome shotgun sequence genomic window, AAGGCTTGATCCAGAAtcctcatcagggcttccctatgcACTAGAGAATACGccaacaaagaaagcacaaaaatCTTAGAAGGAGTTTGCAATAGTTGATTGACAACCTTGTATTCGCTCTTCTTGATCAACTTCAGAAtctcatcatcactggaatcaaCGTTTGTACCACTAGACTGACCTTCAACAAAACTCGGTTCAACACGCACAATTGGATTTCTCAATGGCACTTGTTCACCAAACGAAATTTCAACCCTTTTCTGAGGCGATGGTGCAAACACGCGTCCACTTCTCGTCACTCTGCTCATAccaacaatattatcaacagaGGGCACATTGGGTATTGGAACCTATCTTCCCTCTTTGACCATAGTGGCGTTGTACTTGTAGGGCACTGCCTTGTCTGAAGTATAAGGAATCGGACCAGATGGATAAATCACCAAAGGAGAAACAGAGAAATTTTGGCTATCATAAATCATCTCCATgggctcaggcatgttgaaatgaggggCCACAACATTGACATCATCGTCCTCATTTCTATCATAAGTAATGGTTATGAGCCTTTGATCCAGCAACCTTTGCAAGTCTCTTCTCACACTGAGACATCCACGTGAATTTCTGGAGCAAATTGTACATGCGGCATGGTCATGTTGAAAGTAAGCAAGTCTACATAAACCAGCATGCATCCTGACCAATGATCCTCTAATATAACAAATGTTGAAAACCTGGTATCTcccaggacatccgtacaccataTTCACAGAAGCCGCTCCATTTTGAGGCAAAGGGTTAGCTTGAACATTTGGATTGACATCTTTGAAAGTCAGCATACCACTTTTGACCAACTTCTGCACTtccaattttaattaataacatCTTTCTGTGCTATGACCGGGTGCACCTTGGTGAAAAGCACAAAAGtcatcagccttgtaccaccatgggaTGTTTTCTGGGACAGGTGGAGGAGCCCTAGTTTGCACGAGATTCTTATTTATGAGAGCAGGAAGCAACTCAGTATAAGTCATGGGTATCAGATCAAATTCTCTCCTTCTCTACGCTCTATTCTACTAACTATTATATGGCTGACGAGtctgttgctgaggttgttgtaGACTTTGTTGTGGAAATTGGGGTTGATAGGTAGGAGCCATCGGAGCTGAATTGGACACAGCCGCGACGTGTTGTGACCGATAGTTATTCCTTCTTCCAGGCATTCCGTATGAGACAACACTAACTTCTTGTTCCTTCTTCTTGAAAAAACCGCCCCCAAACTTTTTGACACCGCTAGAACTTCCTTCCTTAGCTAGTCTTCCCTCGCGGACACCTTCCTCAAGTCGCATTCCCATATTCACCATCTCAGTAAAATCTGTTGGGGCGCTTGCAACCATCCTCTCGTAATAAAACGAGCTAAGAGTCTTCAAGAaaactttcgtcatttctttTTCCTCCATGGGGGGAGAAGTTTGGGcggcaacttcacgccatctttgtgcatactctttgaaagattctttctctttttgtgCCATAGCACGAAGTtgatctctatcaggagccatgtcgaTATTATACTTGTATTGACGAACAAACGCTTCTACAAGGTCATCAAAAGAACTGACATGGGAACTatcttaatgatgacggggaaccatcggtgattatgttcaaaggaacaacttggaataattaagttaactgagcaactaccctaccccaggttatgtatcaagggttttattttatacgaaggaaaactcctacttctttaggctcaaaggggttgacaagggattaacatccttatatctccgttatttagaaattgaaacaatgcctgtacatcgtcaacacgatctgttcgaaagcgtagtgtatgaaattgtggtatcgttttcgtcattctccctcaaaaggtgtacgactttaatcgagagttgaatatcacaaagaagaaaactgagtaaaaacacagttttaaatatagtgagaacactaggaatgaatcaagacaaacgtaagaaatgcattaatgattgttgtaaagtacatagcatatgtcataagactaatgtttaaacaaacggaaagaaattgcgaatgaaaaccaaactaatgatctaagaaatccttcttTTAGccaccttgatttgttcactgtccttggagtcttccccagagttagggATAGACTGTTATGTCTGAGGtgtttggtctgtgttgtccacgtcttgcactccgtattgtagatccaggtaatcatcatccctagggacattgctagcaggaatgcgaactatgcgggttgtccctttcgtttgtggagtggggacaaatccttcttgggaggtctctcctttctcttggaactaaatagctctcctaacagatcgggcctgagatttatccttagctgggccaaagcctgaaacaaatcctagcagcgggttttcgtcgttagggatctcatcctgaactagggtatccccagactgaacctcttttgatttttcttgtttatccaggagggccttcatgaatcctagcatatgagtcatacctcctttaacttcttccttactaaccttcagttgatccacctcctcacgaagagcggcttgattctgttccagctgatccattgatctcttttgTTGAACCCTTGTTTGATAAGATGGTTGGGATGTTatgttatccttcccaatggtcccttgttctgtagatagaagaggaatcttctcataatgtcatgaaaatgatgtgtatgccatgcatgatatatatgatatccttttttctttcttttttttttgaataaaatatgatgcaagaatgcccctgatgtatgatgaatggaaaaagaaataataaaaaaaaaaattatcaacacatatatatacatatagcacataatcacataagttcataggttcgacgtagcggctcttggaattaaaattgtgatatttgggtaattaaaaaaaatgtgatatttgggtaattaaaattgattggaattaaaataaatcacatcttttatattttctcttaattatttgattgaaattatatttttaaatgaataaaaattcaataaaaatagaataaaaatcaaataatcttAGGAGTGGGTTTGGAGGGTCCTAGTGCCttgaggaacaagtttggatcacaAAGTAATGGGCTCctttgcaaaagaaatcaatttgaagcctttttcttcacattttttcctttaaaattagccaactttgacaaggcatatctctctcaatttttgaggtatggaggagttctaggactttttggaaaccttagaaagtcctctaaccagtgtctttggtctgatatcaaaatgattttccatgctccttgtgtgtccttttaaaaaaaatgactttttgttgacttttgaaaaggacctataatgttttggtccatatctcccaaatgaagcatttttagacttggcatgtgagagttatggctggtcaaagttcagttgacttttagttaaaaaaccctaaCTTGGAAACTTTGAGTTTGGTTGATTTATGAACTTTCCTtggtgaatcatgatcaacctttgatcaaataatggatgatacttcataatgaggatgttgaccaaaaatcagaagttttgactgtggtttgaccgtagtttgacttttaggttaaccagtCGTCTATTGATTGTTTgggccattgaatgagcaatcttttgaatcggaGCTTGAAAattggtgtagcaacctgccctaaaaattaaagattagagtcgccacctattctaccaaggcgaataggaaacctcgtgcagttaagagatcagggtaagatactatattcaggtcgagggaaggtgttaggcaccctcaaccctttcctaaaggttaacattgcaaagataagggttatggcaaaacataaagaaagatgacagatagtaaatagagttaaaggctaattatttgaacatgattagagtttggaagagggggactcgccttgttgccaagtgcctacgtacctccttagggaggatcagagtctacgtagttcggggaagggttgtacgccttaggattagaattgaaggtgtttgaaattgtttgtgctttgaaaagcgttttcgaattgtctaattgatgaggatgaaaatccatagtttagtattgtggttttgaaaggtcttgagaagtgttttaggatttgggcgtacaaccctggttttagtatgcactattaaccgcaataatcgattgattcaattaccatggTTAACAGATTcaaagttgtatcgttaccaattttaatcaattgatttgattattactgataacgagttaggatatttttttataaatttttaataattagtttgtatcattacccctcgcaatcgattgattcgattaaaaagaataatgaattgaagtgtggaaaatagaaaggttaatcatcgcgactaataagatagtcggaACCATTTAACCGAATAgaaattaattgcattttaattaaataatattttaattaaaattattattgcccatatcgattaatcgatttaatcggcacgaacaacaaattaacattttaatataaatatcatatagtaatttatttataaaaaataattattatacaattaatatatattaaaaggtattttaattaaaacaaaataaataattaaaattatttaagctAATAGGATTAGGGTTCAGTGTGGTTGCAATTGAGGGTGCAAGGTATAGGCATTAGGCCCTGAGTGCGTTAGATCTATGGGGGTAATGATCCTGTGGTTCAGATTGGGAAGGTGCATGGTAAGCTAACTAAATGCGCATGCACTGAATCAAGAAACAATGTTTTCAGAAAAAATAATGTTGGAGGGAGGGTTCGAACCTATGACCCTCCACTCCCATACGCGCTCTCTAACCACTCAAACTAACTAACTTATTTGTTTGTAACACGCACCCATAACAATATGAAAAGAACATAACCACGCATGAAAACAACGCGCGCGCAATTCAAATGCATGAATCACTTGATGACAACGCATCATCGTCCCCAACCCACCTGCAAAAACCCTGCAAAATCAGCCATGAATTTGCTATGATTCTTTCCGTAGCTACACGCACCTGGAAAATAATGATTACC contains:
- the LOC131604882 gene encoding uncharacterized protein LOC131604882; this translates as MTYTELLPALINKNLVQTRAPPPVPENIPWWYKADDFCAFHQANPLPQNGAASVNMVYGCPGRYQVFNICYIRGSLVRMHAGLCRLAYFQHDHAACTICSRNSRGCLSVRRDLQRLLDQRLITITYDRNEDDDVNVVAPHFNMPEPMEMIYDSQNFSVSPLVIYPSGPIPYTSDKAVPYKVTRSGRVFAPSPQKRVEISFGEQVPLRNPIVRVEPSFVEGQSSGTNVDSSDDEILKLIKKSEYKVVNQLLQTPSKIFVLSLLAYSLVHREALMRILDQAFVYHDVTIDQFGGIVGNITACNNLSFSDEELPGEGRNHNLALHISMNCQSDALSNVLVDTVSSLNVMPKSTLSRLTYQGAPMRYSGVIVKAFDGSRKSVIGEVDLPMKIGPHTFQIKFQVMDIHDAFSCLLGRPWIHQAGAVTSILHQKLKFISNGKLVTVDGEQALVVSHLSSFSYIDVEEAIGTQFQALSVADKNVEKNGTSISSLKDARQVVQDGSAVGWGQVLSLPDNKFRESMGRKPNGGCSGHFVFNKVTFHHIP